From Ovis aries strain OAR_USU_Benz2616 breed Rambouillet chromosome 21, ARS-UI_Ramb_v3.0, whole genome shotgun sequence, a single genomic window includes:
- the TMEM151A gene encoding transmembrane protein 151A: MPEDGGGDSGDVPEITPDGEPLREEQRPLKQSLGSSLCRESHWKCLLLTLLIHACGAVVAWCRLATVPRLVLGPEAALARGGGGPPPTYPASPCSDGYLYIPLAFVSLLYLLYLAECWHCHVRSCQAPRTDASTVLALIRRLQRAPPCVWWKATSYHYVRRTRQITRYRNGDAYTTTQVYHERADSRAARGEFDYSAHGVRDVSKELVGLADHAATRLRFTKCFSFGSAEAEASYLTQRARFFSANEGLDDYLEAREGMHLKDVDFRESLMVFADPRSPPWYARAWVFWLVSAATLSWPLRVVAAYGTAHVHYQVEKLFGASSPPPGAVPSGPPLSRVATVDFTELEWHICSNRQLVPSYSEAVVMGAGSGAYLRGCQRCRRSVSSNSLPPARPSGPRLPFSRSRLSLGAGGRATPGVFRSLSGGPLGRRGEDTEPLESPPCYEDALYFPVLIVHGDSGCQGDGQGAL; this comes from the exons ATGCCCGAGGACGGCGGTGGCGACAGCGGGGACGTGCCCGAGATCACCCCGGACGGCGAGCCGCTGCGGGAGGAG CAGCGGCCCCTGAAGCAGTCTCTGGGAAGCTCTCTGTGCCGCGAGTCGCACTGGAAGTGCCTGCTTCTCACCCTGCTCATCCACGCCTGCGGCGCCGTGGTGGCCTGGTGCCGCCTGGCCACGGTGCCCCGGCTGGTCCTGGGGCCAGAGGCCGCCCTGGCCCGCGGAGGTGGGGGGCCGCCGCCCACCTACCCGGCCAGCCCCTGCTCCGACGGCTACCTGTACATCCCCCTGGCCTTCGTCTCCCTCCTCTACCTCCTCTACCTGGCCGAGTGCTGGCACTGTCACGTGCGGTCCTGCCAGGCGCCGCGCACCGACGCCAGCACCGTGCTCGCCCTGATCCGCCGGCTGCAGCGGGCGCCGCCCTGCGTCTGGTGGAAGGCCACCAGCTACCACTACGTGCGGCGCACCCGCCAGATCACCCGCTACCGCAACGGCGACGCCTACACCACCACGCAGGTCTACCACGAGCGGGCCGACAGCCGCGCGGCGCGGGGCGAGTTCGACTACTCGGCGCACGGCGTCCGCGACGTCTCCAAGGAGCTCGTGGGCCTGGCCGACCACGCGGCCACGCGGCTGCGCTTCACCAAGTGCTTCAGCTTCGGCAGCGCCGAGGCCGAGGCCTCGTACCTCACCCAGCGGGCCCGCTTCTTCAGCGCCAACGAGGGCCTGGACGACTACCTGGAGGCCCGCGAGGGCATGCACCTGAAGGACGTGGACTTCCGCGAGTCCCTCATGGTGTTCGCCGACCCGCGCAGCCCGCCCTGGTACGCGCGCGCCTGGGTCTTCTGGCTGGTGTCGGCGGCCACGCTGTCCTGGCCGCTGCGCGTGGTGGCGGCCTACGGCACGGCCCACGTCCACTACCAGGTGGAGAAGCTCTTCGGCGCCAGCTCGCCCCCGCCCGGCGCCGTGCCCAGCGGGCCCCCGCTCTCCCGAGTGGCCACGGTGGACTTCACCGAGCTCGAGTGGCACATCTGCTCCAACCGGCAGCTGGTGCCCAGCTACTCGGAGGCCGTGGTCATGGGCGCCGGCTCGGGCGCCTACCTCCGAGGCTGCCAGCGCTGCCGCCGCTCCGTCAGCAGCAACTCGCTGCCGCCCGCCCGGCCCAGTGGGCCCCGCCTGCCTTTCAGCCGCAGCCGCCTCTCGCTGGGAGCCGGGGGTCGGGCCACGCCGGGGGTCTTCCGAAGCCTGAGCGGGGGGCCGCTGGGGCGCCGGGGGGAGGACACAGAGCCCCTGGAAAGCCCACCGTGCTATGAGGACGCCCTTTACTTCCCGGTGCTCATCGTCCACGGTGACAGCGGCTGCCAGGGGGATGGCCAGGGTGCTCTCTGA